The Gavia stellata isolate bGavSte3 chromosome 1, bGavSte3.hap2, whole genome shotgun sequence genome has a segment encoding these proteins:
- the LOC104258965 gene encoding zinc finger protein 3 codes for MDQEEQDHEALEETHVGGEVGPLPDHLASTDQQDMLAAGSRGGEEQLGHSHGSQRGSPVAQQGDCEEEAEEKLPCSDISLVKRQERRVAAASRRAPRAERPTICSECGKGFSRSIHLIQHQRMHTGERPFLCGECGKGFSQSSHLIQHRRVHTGQKPYTCAECGKSFSQSSNLLKHQRIHTGLKPYVCSECGKIFSDSSTCIKHQRMHTGERPYKCPACGKSFSQHSHLLQHQRAHDGVRPYTCGQCGKRFGQSSDLINHARTHTGEKPYKCSQCGRGFSGNSNLIKHTRIHTGEQPYRCTQCGESFRFQPQLVRHQKHHTD; via the exons ATGGACCAAGAAGAACAAGACCATGAGGCCTTGGAGGAGACACACGTGG GTGGTGAGGTAGGTCCCCTTCCAGATCACCTTGCAAGCACAGATCAGCAGGACATGTTGGCAGCAGGGtccagaggaggagaggagcagtTGGGGCACAGCCATGGAAGCCAGCGTGGTTCCCCAGTGGCACAGCAAGGTGACTGTGAGGAGGAAGCGGAGGAGAAGCTGCCTTGCTCTGATATCAGCCTGGTGAAAAGACAGGAGAGAAGGGTGGCAGCAGCCTCACGGCGAGCCCCTCGTGCAGAGCGGCCCACCATCTGCTCTGAGTGTGGCAAGGGCTTCAGTCGGAGCATCCACCTCATCCAGCACCAGCGAATGCACACTGGGGAGCGCCCGTTCCTGTGCGGGGAGTGTGGCAAGGGCTTCAGCCAGAGCTCCCATCTCATCCAGCACCGGCGGGTCCACACGGGCCAGAAACCCTACACCTGTGCCGAGTGTGGGAAGAGCTTCAGCCAGAGCTCCAACCTCCTCAAGCACCAGCGCATCCACACCGGGCTCAAACCCTACGTGTGCAGCGAGTGCGGGAAGATCTTCAGCGACAGCTCCACCTGTATCAAACACCAGCGTATGCACACGGGCGAGCGGCCATACAAGTGCCCAGCTTGTGGGAAAAGCTTCAGCCAACACTCCCACCTCCTTCAGCACCAGCGAGCCCACGACGGTGTCCGGCCTTATACCTGTGGGCAGTGTGGCAAACGTTTTGGGCAGAGCTCTGACCTCATTAACCACGCTCGTACCCACACCGGCGAGAAGCCTTACAAATGCAGCCAGTGCGGCCGGGGCTTCAGTGGCAACTCCAACCTGATCAAGCATACCCGCATCCACACTGGGGAGCAGCCGTACCGCTGCACCCAGTGTGGGGAAAGCTTTCGGTTCCAGCCCCAGCTGGTACGCCACCAGAAGCACCATACAGACTAG